AGCAGAAGAAAATGAAAGAGCATCAGGCGATGCTGGGTGCGCTGCGCAAAGGCGATCAGGTGGTCACGCAAGGTGGTCTGATCGGCAAGGTCCTGAAGGTCAAGGACGACAGTGAGGTCGAGGTCGAGATCGCAACCGGCGTCAAAGTGCGCGTTGTGCGGGCGACCATCGTCAAGGTGATTGGCAAGACCGAACCGGTCGAAAGCTGATCCGGCGTCCCAACCGCCACAAATTAACGATATCAAACGCTTATAAGGCAGGGGCTTATGCTTCAAATCGCGACTTGGAAACGTCTTGTGATCTGGGGGCTGACGGCCCTTGGCTTGTATTTCGCGGCGCCCAACGGGTTCTATACCCGGGTGGAGCAACATAATGATGCTGTCTCGAAGATCGAGACAACCGGGACCACGGCTGAACTAGAGGCGGATCGGTCGGCGTGGCCGGACTGGGCACCCAACTCACTGGTTAATCTCGGGCTTGATCTGCGCGGCGGTGCGCATTTGCTGGCCGAGGTACAGGTCGAAGATGTGTATGCAGCGCGGATGGATTCACTTTGGCCTGAAGTGCGGGACATATTGCGTGATGAGCGTGCAACGGTTGGCACCATCCGCAGGCAAGAAAGCGCAGACAATGAGTTGCGCGTCAAAGTCTCTCAGCCCGAGGGGCTGCCGCGTGCCATCGAATTGGTTCAGTCCCTAGCGCAACCAGTGGTCAGCCTGGCCGGTGTCGGGTCCACCGATATCGAGGTGGCACCGGGGCGTGAAGGCGAGCTTGTTGTTACCTTGTCCGAAGCAGAGCGCGTTGCCACAGACGACCGCACCATTCAACAAACGCTCGAGATTATTCGTCGTCGTGTGGATGAGGTCGGCACCCGTGAACCCACGATTCAGCGTCAGGGCGACGCGCGTATTCTGATTCAGGTGCCCGGGATTGGCAGTGCATCCGAGTTGAAAGAGATCATCGGCAAGACTGCCAAGTTGACTTTCCACCCGGTGGTCAGCCGCTCGACCGATGCGAGCGCCACGCCCGGCCCGCGAAATGTATTTTACCCATCGCTGGACGAAGACGGCATATTCTATGAGCTGGAAAAAACCCCGGTCGTGACGGGGGAAGAATTGAACGATGCGCAACCCGCTTTCGATCAAAACGGCCAGCCTGCAGTAAATTTCCGTTTCAATGTGTCCGGTGCACGAAAGTTCTGTGATTATACTGGTGCAAATGTTGGCGCACCGTTTGCGATCGTTTTGGACGCCGAAGTCATTTCTGCCCCGCGCATCAACGAACAGATTTGCGGCGGGTCGGGGATCATTTCAGGCAATTTCACAATCGAAGAATCGACCAATCTGGCCATCTTGCTGCGAGCGGGCGCTTTGCCGGCTGAACTGACCTATGTTGAAGAACGCACCATTGGTCCGGAACTGGGACAGGACAGCATTGATGCGGGCAAGATCGCTTCGATTGTGGCGTTTGTAGGCGTTCTGGTATTCATGGTAGCCGCCTATGGCTGGTTCGGCGTGATCGCCAACGTGGCGCTGATCCTGAATGTCGGCATGATTTTTGGCCTGTTGTCGATGATTGGGGCCACGTTAACCCTGCCGGGTATCGCAGGGATCGTGTTGACCATCGGGATGGCCGTTGATGCCAACGTGCTGGTGTTCGAGCGAATCCGCGAAGAACTGAAATCCGGTCGTGGCCCGGCCCGCGCCATCGAACTTGGCTATGAAAAAGCCCTATCGGCGATTCTGGACGCAAACATCACCACATTCATTACGGCTGTGATCCTGTTCATCATGGGGTCGGGGCCGGTGCGCGGTTTCTCGGTCACGCTGGCGCTGGGGATTCTGACCTCGGTCTTTACCGCGATTTACCTGACCCGGCTGATGCTGATCATGTGGTTCGAACGCAAACGCCCTCGGACGCTAGAGATCAAGGGGATCCGTCTCGTGCCGCAGACTCGTTTGTTTGATTTTTTCCGCACGTCAATTGCGACATTGGGCGCATCTGGTCTGGCGATGATTGCATCGGTGCTGCTGTTCCTGATTGTCGGGTTGAATTTCGGCATCGACTTCCGGGGCGGTACGACCATCCGCACCGAAAGTACACAGGCTGTCAATGTGGGTGTCTATCGTGATGCGTTGGCCCCACTTGGGCTGGGCGACATCTCGATCGCGCAGGTCTATGACGTGAACTTCGCGGAAGATCAGCATGTGGCACAGATCCGCATCGAAGCTCAGGAAGGGCAGGAAGCCATCACGCCGGAAACCATAGAGATCATCGAACAGGCGCTGATTCAGGTTGATCCCGCAATCAGCTTCCCCAGTGTCGAAAGCGTTGGTCCTAAGGTGTCGGGCGAATTGGTGACAACCGCCATCCTTTCCGTGGTCGCAGCCCTTGCCGCCGTGCTGGTCTATATCTGGCTCCGGTTCGAATGGCAGTTTAGCTTGGGCGCGGTAATCTCGCTTGTGCATGATGTGGTGTTGACCATTGGGGTGTTCAGCCTGTTGGGCATCAAGTTCGACCTGGCGATCATCGCAGCCCTTCTGACCATCGTTGGTTATTCGCTGAACGACACTGTGGTTGTCTTTGACCGGGTGCGTGAAAACCTGCGCCGCTACAAGAAGATGGATTTGAAAGAGGTGTTGAACCTGTCGATCAACGAAACCCTGTCGCGCACGATGATGACCTCGCTGACCACGCTTCTGGCGCTGATCGCGCTTTATGTACTGGGGGGTGACGTGATCCGCGGATTCGTCTTTGCTATGATCTGGGGCGTGGTTGTCGGGACGTATTCGTCGATCTTTATCGCATCTGCGATCCTGCTGAAGCTGGGCGTCAAGCGCGACTGGTCGAAACCCGATGCCAATGCAGGCAATCAGTTTGCAGACGTAGATGCCTGATTTGCTGGCCCAAGCCCTGGCGCTGCCAGGGCTTGGCTGGCTTTTAATCATAGCTTTTATCGCAGGGCTGGTACGCGGGTTTGCCGGGTTCGGCACGGCTCTGATCTTTCTGCCGGTGGCGGCCCAGATCATTGATCCAGTCTGGGCAGTGACAGTTCTGATTGTGATGGATCTGGCCGGGCCTGCCCCGGCAATTCCGCGCGCACTGAAAGAGGGCCATCCCA
This DNA window, taken from Aliiroseovarius sp. F47248L, encodes the following:
- the yajC gene encoding preprotein translocase subunit YajC is translated as MFATPAFAQAAGAPAGGLLNSMLVPMLLVFAIMYFFMIRPQQKKMKEHQAMLGALRKGDQVVTQGGLIGKVLKVKDDSEVEVEIATGVKVRVVRATIVKVIGKTEPVES
- the secD gene encoding protein translocase subunit SecD — protein: MLQIATWKRLVIWGLTALGLYFAAPNGFYTRVEQHNDAVSKIETTGTTAELEADRSAWPDWAPNSLVNLGLDLRGGAHLLAEVQVEDVYAARMDSLWPEVRDILRDERATVGTIRRQESADNELRVKVSQPEGLPRAIELVQSLAQPVVSLAGVGSTDIEVAPGREGELVVTLSEAERVATDDRTIQQTLEIIRRRVDEVGTREPTIQRQGDARILIQVPGIGSASELKEIIGKTAKLTFHPVVSRSTDASATPGPRNVFYPSLDEDGIFYELEKTPVVTGEELNDAQPAFDQNGQPAVNFRFNVSGARKFCDYTGANVGAPFAIVLDAEVISAPRINEQICGGSGIISGNFTIEESTNLAILLRAGALPAELTYVEERTIGPELGQDSIDAGKIASIVAFVGVLVFMVAAYGWFGVIANVALILNVGMIFGLLSMIGATLTLPGIAGIVLTIGMAVDANVLVFERIREELKSGRGPARAIELGYEKALSAILDANITTFITAVILFIMGSGPVRGFSVTLALGILTSVFTAIYLTRLMLIMWFERKRPRTLEIKGIRLVPQTRLFDFFRTSIATLGASGLAMIASVLLFLIVGLNFGIDFRGGTTIRTESTQAVNVGVYRDALAPLGLGDISIAQVYDVNFAEDQHVAQIRIEAQEGQEAITPETIEIIEQALIQVDPAISFPSVESVGPKVSGELVTTAILSVVAALAAVLVYIWLRFEWQFSLGAVISLVHDVVLTIGVFSLLGIKFDLAIIAALLTIVGYSLNDTVVVFDRVRENLRRYKKMDLKEVLNLSINETLSRTMMTSLTTLLALIALYVLGGDVIRGFVFAMIWGVVVGTYSSIFIASAILLKLGVKRDWSKPDANAGNQFADVDA